From one Trifolium pratense cultivar HEN17-A07 linkage group LG1, ARS_RC_1.1, whole genome shotgun sequence genomic stretch:
- the LOC123892306 gene encoding uncharacterized protein LOC123892306 has product MASHLKGVAKSTMSDQIRKELCEYKRDDPASTQKVRDELQTDLNFKGKQTTIESYFNKVYNHNISYMHIANVVVISETQQNNETMIVSETNKNNEEEVVFEVQQNDKVEVLSEAQHVNEGIVAFETQLRDEMVASKTRHNYRVVSS; this is encoded by the exons ATGGCTTCTCATCTAAAAGGTGTTGCAAAATCAACTATGTCAGATCAAATACGTAAGGAGTTGTGCGAGTACAAGAGAGATGATCCTGCAAGCACACAAAAAGTTAGAGATGAGCTCCAAACAGACTTGAACTTTAAAGGAAAACAAACAACTATTGAATCATATTTCAACAaagt ATACAATCACAACATTAGTTATATGCATATAGCTAATGTTGTGGTTATATCTGAAACACAACAAAACAATGAGACTATGATTGTTtctgaaacaaataaaaacaacgAGGAGGAGGTTGTATTTGAAGTGCAACAAAATGATAAAGTAGAAGTTTTATCTGAAGCGCAACACGTCAATGAGGGAATTGTTGCATTTGAAACACAACTCAGAGATGAGATGGTTGCATCTAAAACACGACACAACTATAGAGTGGTTTCATCTTAA
- the LOC123881492 gene encoding 3-ketoacyl-CoA synthase 11-like — protein sequence MEEQKKLPNFLISVKLKYVKLGYHYLISNAMYLILIPLLGVSLAHLSTFSINDLIQLYENHKFNYVSMILCPSLIVFLATLFFMSRPRDVYLVDLACYKPPQNLSATKEAFVEGSKLTKAFTEENILFQKKILERSGLGQKTYFPPSVRFFPPNPCMDEARKEAEEVMFGAIDEVLEKTGVNAKDIGILVVNCGMFSPTPSLSAMIVNHYKLRENVLSYNLGGMGCSAGVISIDQVKHLLQVHPNSYALVVTTENITLNWYMGNNKSMLVTNCLFRMGGAAILLSNKPSDRRRAKYQLVHTVRTHKGADDKSYGCVFQEEDDTKRIGVSLSKDLMAVAGEALKTNITTLGPLVLPMSEQLLFFATLIARKIFKMKIKPYIPNFKLAFEHFCIHSGGKAVLDEIEKNLELNEWYMEPSRMTLYRFGNTSSSSLWYELTYTEAKGRIKKGDRIWQIAFGSGFKCNSAVWKALKTINPSKEKNPWIDEIHDFPVHVPKVAKLN from the exons ATGgaagagcaaaaaaaacttccCAATTTTTTAATATCCGTGAAACTTAAATATGTGAAACTTGGTTACCACTATTTAATTTCTAATGCTATGTACCTTATTTTAATACCACTTCTTGGAGTATCTTTAGCTCATTTATCAACATTTTCAATCAATGATTTAATCCAATTATATGAAAATCACAAATTCAACTATGTGTCAATGATACTATGTCCAAGTTTAATTGTATTTCTTGCTACCCTTTTTTTTATGTCACGTCCAAGAGATGTATACTTAGTTGATTTGGCATGCTATAAACCGCCACAAAATTTGTCAGCCACAAAAGAAGCTTTTGTGGAAGGGTCAAAGTTAACAAAAGCATTTACagaagaaaatattttgtttcaaaagaaaatacttGAGAGGTCAGGTTTAGGACAAAAGACATATTTTCCTCCATCAGTTAGATTTTTCCCACCAAATCCTTGTATGGATGAAGCAAGGAAAGAAGCTGAAGAGGTTATGTTTGGCGCTATTGATGAGGTTCTTGAGAAAACTGGTGTGAATGCTAAGGATATTGGGATTTTGGTTGTGAATTGTGGTATGTTTAGTCCAACACCTTCATTATCTGCTATGATTGTGAATCATTATAAATTGAGAGAGAATGTCTTGAGTTATAATCTTGGTGGTATGGGTTGCAGTGCTGGTGTTATCTCTATTGATCAAGTCAAACATCTTCTGCAG gtacaTCCAAACTCATACGCCTTAGTAGTGACTACAGAGAACATAACACTAAATTGGTATATGGGAAACAACAAATCAATGCTTGTCACAAATTGTCTATTTAGAATGGGAGGAGCTGCAATCCTTCTCTCTAACAAACCCAGCGACCGTCGTCGAGCCAAATATCAACTAGTCCACACCGTCCGTACACACAAAGGTGCGGATGACAAATCATACGGCTGTGTCTTTCAAGAAGAAGATGACACAAAGAGAATAGGCGTATCACTCTCAAAAGACCTAATGGCTGTCGCCGGAGAAGCACTAAAAACAAACATCACAACATTAGGACCTTTAGTCCTTCCTATGTCAGAACAACTCTTATTTTTCGCCACATTGATTGCACGGAAAATCTTCAAGATGAAAATAAAACCATACATTCCTAATTTTAAATTAGCTTTtgaacatttttgtattcattcCGGAGGCAAGGCAGTTTTGgatgaaatagaaaaaaatcTTGAGTTGAatgaatggtatatggaaccaTCAAGGATGACACTTTATAGATTTGGAAACACTTCTAGTAGTTCATTGTGGTATGAATTGACTTATACAGAAGCTAAAGGAAGGATTAAAAAAGGTGATAGAATTTGGCAAATTGCATTTGGTTCTGGTTTTAAGTGCAATAGTGCTGTTTGGAAAGCTTTGAAGACTATTAATCCTTCTAAAGAGAAGAATCCTTGGATTGATGAGATTCATGACTTTCCTGTTCATGTGCCTAaagttgcaaaattgaattga
- the LOC123901774 gene encoding 3-ketoacyl-CoA synthase 11-like — MENITLIWYFGNNRSMLVSNCLFRMGGAAILLSNKSRDRRRAKYQLVHTVRTHKGADDKSYGCVFQEDDDTKRIGVLLSKDLMAVAGEALKTNITTLGLLVLPMSEQLLFFATLVARKIFKMKMKIKPYIPDFKLAFEHFCIHAGGRAVLDELEKNLDLSDWHMEPSRMTLYRFGNTSSSSLWYELAYTEAKGRIKKGDRTWQIAFGSGFKCNSAVWKALKTINPAKEKNPWIDEIHEFPFSCA, encoded by the coding sequence ATGGAGAACATAACACTCATCTGGTATTTCGGCAACAACAGATCAATGCTTGTCTCAAATTGTCTCTTCAGAATGGGAGGAGCGGCAATCCTCCTCTCGAACAAATCTCGCGACCGTCGTCGAGCCAAATATCAACTAGTCCACACCGTCCGTACACACAAAGGTGCGGATGACAAATCCTACGGTTGCGTCTTTCAAGAAGATGATGACACAAAGAGAATCGGCGTATTACTCTCAAAAGACCTAATGGCTGTCGCCGGAGAAGCACTCAAAACAAACATCACAACATTAGGACTATTAGTCCTTCCTATGTCAGAACAACTCTTATTTTTCGCCACATTGGTTGCGCGAAAAATCTTcaagatgaaaatgaaaataaaaccCTACATTCCTGATTTTAAATTAGCTTTTGagcatttttgtattcatgctGGAGGAAGGGCAGTTTTGGATGAACTAGAAAAAAATCTTGACTTAAGTGATTGGCATATGGAACCATCAAGGATGACACTTTATAGATTTGGCAACACTTCTAGTAGTTCATTATGGTATGAATTGGCTTATACAGAAGCTAAAGGAAGGATTAAAAAAGGTGATAGAACTTGGCAAATTGCATTTGGTTCTGGTTTTAAGTGTAATAGTGCTGTTTGGAAAGCTTTAAAGACTATTAATCCTGCTAAGGAGAAAAATCCTTGGATCGATGAGATTCATGAGTTTCCATTTTCATGTGCCTAA